The Megachile rotundata isolate GNS110a chromosome 11, iyMegRotu1, whole genome shotgun sequence genome includes a region encoding these proteins:
- the HDAC4 gene encoding histone deacetylase 4 isoform X3 translates to MRAATTRVSYLVASPLDASFSPFSLLDRVGRSQRDSQSREDVGYGSVEIASAFTHLPQKEMARDTPGSPMSRPRELVGGVGGAATTLTSSAYHTASDPTALHGHALQQKILELQQHHQLQQQILRQQYQAQERQLAELHEQQMHQLKLWEQQKQLEEQRREKERLEALRKKDKHDHSAIASTEVKQRLQSFLVNKKQREAAAAANGAVPGTPGYRSWLQPQSESAGTVNSSHPYRMPQMLQEKFADDFPLRKTASEPNLLKVRLKQRVERNMAASRNSPLMARRKDRLLSHLKRRSLLANSSSNPESGPNSPPTVNNSQASPTAAGNATAIQEETENTGYGGPLSSSSQQGSLSDLSLFSSPSMPNISLGRPHVPTGSSGTTGTKLATVSEAEVRAAFTARLGMPLTGQMLPGTLPFYPSLTVIEGEPPSSGGSSGGSGGSGGGGNGTAGYVHKQMQQNMEHHSNRQHPSSVYHAAAAAAAAAAAAAAAAAAPITDTQVAHARLQKAGHRPLGRTQSAPLPLGHPMLQGGMIAPQTHYEEYLAEKQLHDQQQAHNYLKQQIRQTVLTRVGSRGQTNQLDEAPESEESEVIDLTGGKKDHSSEESEISKQQRDREQFLQQQRDLMMRHTLQISNESSAAYGGSRSGQASARPLSRALSSPLVHLGPQATGELFARTSSSHRPTTGLAYDPLMLKHACDCGETVRGHPEHGGRLQSVWARLSETGLLQRCDRIRSRKATLEEIQTCHSEAHALLFGTNPMNRQKLDVSKLSQLPIKSFVRLPCGGIGVDSDTTWNELNTAPAARMAVGCVVDLAFKTAMGDIKNGFAVVRPPGHHAETNQAMGFCFFNSVAIAARLLQQKLDVRKIMILDWDVHHGNGTQQMFYDDPRVLYLSIHRHDEGNFFPGTGGPTECGAGEGLGYNVNVAWSGGLNPPMGDAEYLAAFRTIVMPIARAFDPSIVLVSAGFDAAVGHPAPLGGYKVSPACFGKMTQQLLGLANGKVVLALEGGYDLAAICDSAQECVRALLGDEPSQLRDEELTRAPCQNAIDTLQKTIAVQMPHWPCVKLNAHTAPMSAIEAGQKERDESETVSAMASLSMQQPTNLTTTPEHSREVSEEPMEQDDAK, encoded by the exons ATGCGCGCCGCGACGACGCGAGTTTCTTACCTCGTCGCGTCTCCGCTCGACGCTTCGTTCTCGCCGTTTTCGTTGCTCGATCGAGTAGGACGCTCGCAACGAGATTCGCAATCGCGAG AAGACGTGGGTTACGGAAGCGTCGAAATCGCGTCCGCGTTTACCCATCTGCCGCAGAAAG AAATGGCCAGGGACACGCCGGGCTCACCGATGTCTAGGCCGAGAGAGCTGGTCGGCGGAGTTGGCGGTGCTGCGACCACCTTGACGTCCAGCGCGTACCACACCGCCTCCGACCCAACCGCCCTGCACGGTCACGCGCTCCAACAAAAAATACTCGAG CTGCAGCAGCATCATCAGCTACAGCAGCAGATACTGCGACAGCAGTACCAGGCGCAGGAACGACAACTGGCAGAGTTGCACGAGCAACAGATGCATCAGCTGAAG CTATGGGAGCAGCAGAAGCAGCTGGAGGAGCAACGGAGGGAGAAGGAGAGGCTGGAGGCGCTCAGGAAAAAGGATAAGCACGATCACAGCGCGATCGCCTCGACGGAGGTCAAGCAACGGCTTCAG AGCTTCCTTGTGAACAAGAAGCAGAGGGAGGCTGCTGCCGCCGCGAACGGAGCGGTTCCTGGTACACCTGGTTACAGAAGCTG GTTGCAGCCACAGTCAGAATCGGCAGGCACCGTGAACTCCTCGCACCCCTACCGCATGCCGCAGATGCTCCAAGAGAAGTTCGCGGACGACTTTCCCCTCCGGAAAACAG CCTCGGAGCCGAACCTGCTGAAGGTGCGATTAAAGCAACGCGTGGAGAGGAACATGGCCGCCTCGAGAAACTCACCCCTGATGGCACGCCGGAAGGACCGTCTGCTGTCGCACCTCAAGCGGAGGTCACTGCTAGCAA ATTCTAGCAGCAATCCAGAGTCTGGGCCTAACTCACCGCCGACCGTTAACAATTCCCAAGCGAGTCCTACCGCGGCCGGCAACGCGACAGCCATTCAAGAG GAAACCGAAAACACCGGCTACGGCGGTCCTCTGTCCAGCAGCAGTCAACAGGGTAGTCTTTCGGACCTGTCGTTGTTCAGTTCACCGTCCATGCCAAACATCTCGCTGGGTCGACCTCACGTTCCGACCGGATCATCCGGCACG ACCGGCACGAAATTGGCGACCGTCTCGGAGGCAGAGGTACGAGCCGCGTTTACGGCGCGGTTAGGTATGCCGCTCACGGGGCAAATGTTGCCGGGCACCTTGCCATTCTATCCGTCGTTGACGGTGATCGAAGGGGAACCGCCGTCGAGTGGGGGTAGCAGTGGCGGTAGCGGTGGCAGCGGTGGTGGTGGCAACGGCACCGCTGGCTACGTTCATAAACAGATGCAGCAAAATATGGAACACCATTCGAACAGGCAACACCCGTCGTCCGTGTATCACGCTGCCGCTGCGGCAGCGGCCGCAGCAGCAGCGGCCGCAGCCGCGGCGGCCGCGCCCATCACGGACACGCAGGTAGCGCACGCGAGACTGCAAAAGGCTGGTCACCGGCCTTTAG GTAGAACCCAATCCGCGCCGCTACCTCTGGGTCATCCGATGCTGCAAGGTGGCATGATAGCGCCGCAAACCCACTACGAAGAGTACCTGGCCGAGAAACAGCTCCACGATCAACAACAAGCGCACAACTACCTGAAACAACAGATCCGTCAAACGGTGTTGACACGGGTCGGCTCCCGTGGTCAGACCAACCAGTTGGACGAGGCGCCCGAGTCCGAAGAGTCCGAGGTGATCGATCTGACTGGCGGGAAGAAAGATCACTCGTCCGAGGAGAGCGAGATTTCCAAACAGCAACGGGATCGGGAGCAATTTCTTCAGCAACAGAGGGATCTGATGATGAGGCATACTTTGCAAATCTCGAACGAGTCGTCCGCGGCCTACGGTGGAAGCAGGAGCGGTCAGGCCAGTGCCAGACCGTTGTCCAGAGCGCTCTCGAGCCCGTTGGTTCATCTGG GTCCTCAAGCAACCGGTGAGCTATTCGCGCGAACCTCCTCCTCTCATCGACCCACCACCGGTTTGGCCTACGATCCGCTGATGCTGAAACACGCGTGCGACTGCGGCGAAACTGTACGGGGTCATCCCGAGCACGGCGGCAGGCTGCAGAGCGTCTGGGCCCGGCTGTCCGAGACCGGCTTGCTACAGAGGTGCGATCGAATACGATCGCGCAAAGCCACCCTCGAGGAGATTCAAACATGTCACAGCGAAGCTCACGCTCTTCTCTTCG GAACGAATCCGATGAATCGGCAAAAGTTGGACGTGTCGAAGCTCTCTCAGCTGCCCATCAAGAGTTTCGTGCGACTGCCTTGCGGCGGCATCGGCGTCGATTCCGACACCACGTGGAACGAATTGAATACCGCGCCAGCCGCCAGAATGGCCGTCGGTTGCGTGGTCGACCTCGCCTTCAAAACCGCCATGGGCGACATTAAGAACGGTTTCGCCGTCGTTCGACCACCGGGCCATCACGCCGAAACCAATCAAGCCATGGGATTCTGCTTCTTCAACTCGGTCGCGATCGCCGCGCGATTGCTTCAGCAGAAGCTCGACGTTCGGAAAATTATGATTTTGGATTGG GACGTCCACCATGGGAACGGAACGCAGCAAATGTTTTACGACGACCCGCGAGTGTTGTATCTGTCGATACACAGGCACGACGAAGGTAACTTTTTCCCGGGCACTGGAGGACCAACCGAGTGCGGAGCCGGCGAAGGTTTAGGATACAACGTGAACGTCGCGTGGTCCGGCGGCTTGAATCCACCTATGGGAGACGCCGAGTACCTCGCCGCATTTCGCACTATCGTCATGCCCATCGCGAGGGCGTTCGACCCGAGTATCGTACTCGTCTCCGCCGGTTTCGACGCCGCGGTTGGACACCCGGCTCCTCTCGGCGGTTACAAAGTTAGCCCGGCATGTTTCGGAAAGATGACCCAACAGCTGCTCGGTCTGGCCAACGGCAAGGTCGTCTTAGCTCTTGAAGGCGGCTACGACCTCGCCGCCATCTGCGATTCCGCCCAAGAGTGCGTCCGAGCTCTCCTCGGGGATGAACCCAGTCAACTTCGGGATGAGGAGTTGACCAGGGCGCCTTGTCAGAACGCCATCGACACGCTGCAGAAGACTATCGCCGTTCAG ATGCCGCATTGGCCTTGCGTGAAGCTGAACGCGCACACAGCGCCGATGAGCGCCATTGAAGCCGGCCAGAAGGAACGCGACGAATCCGAGACAGTCTCCGCGATGGCCTCCCTGTCAATGCAGCAGCCTACCAATTTAAC GACTACCCCAGAACATTCCCGCGAAGTTTCCGAAGAGCCGATGGAACAAGACGACGCCAAATGA
- the HDAC4 gene encoding histone deacetylase 4 isoform X18, producing MRAATTRVSYLVASPLDASFSPFSLLDRVGRSQRDSQSREDVGYGSVEIASAFTHLPQKEMARDTPGSPMSRPRELVGGVGGAATTLTSSAYHTASDPTALHGHALQQKILELQQHHQLQQQILRQQYQAQERQLAELHEQQMHQLKLWEQQKQLEEQRREKERLEALRKKDKHDHSAIASTEVKQRLQSFLVNKKQREAAAAANGAVPGTPGYRSWLQPQSESAGTVNSSHPYRMPQMLQEKFADDFPLRKTDSSSNPESGPNSPPTVNNSQASPTAAGNATAIQEETENTGYGGPLSSSSQQGSLSDLSLFSSPSMPNISLGRPHVPTGSSGTTGTKLATVSEAEVRAAFTARLGMPLTGQMLPGTLPFYPSLTVIEGEPPSSGGSSGGSGGSGGGGNGTAGYVHKQMQQNMEHHSNRQHPSSVYHAAAAAAAAAAAAAAAAAAPITDTQVAHARLQKAGHRPLGRTQSAPLPLGHPMLQGGMIAPQTHYEEYLAEKQLHDQQQAHNYLKQQIRQTVLTRVGSRGQTNQLDEAPESEESEVIDLTGGKKDHSSEESEISKQQRDREQFLQQQRDLMMRHTLQISNESSAAYGGSRSGQASARPLSRALSSPLVHLGPQATGELFARTSSSHRPTTGLAYDPLMLKHACDCGETVRGHPEHGGRLQSVWARLSETGLLQRCDRIRSRKATLEEIQTCHSEAHALLFGTNPMNRQKLDVSKLSQLPIKSFVRLPCGGIGVDSDTTWNELNTAPAARMAVGCVVDLAFKTAMGDIKNGFAVVRPPGHHAETNQAMGFCFFNSVAIAARLLQQKLDVRKIMILDWDVHHGNGTQQMFYDDPRVLYLSIHRHDEGNFFPGTGGPTECGAGEGLGYNVNVAWSGGLNPPMGDAEYLAAFRTIVMPIARAFDPSIVLVSAGFDAAVGHPAPLGGYKVSPACFGKMTQQLLGLANGKVVLALEGGYDLAAICDSAQECVRALLGDEPSQLRDEELTRAPCQNAIDTLQKTIAVQMPHWPCVKLNAHTAPMSAIEAGQKERDESETVSAMASLSMQQPTNLTTTPEHSREVSEEPMEQDDAK from the exons ATGCGCGCCGCGACGACGCGAGTTTCTTACCTCGTCGCGTCTCCGCTCGACGCTTCGTTCTCGCCGTTTTCGTTGCTCGATCGAGTAGGACGCTCGCAACGAGATTCGCAATCGCGAG AAGACGTGGGTTACGGAAGCGTCGAAATCGCGTCCGCGTTTACCCATCTGCCGCAGAAAG AAATGGCCAGGGACACGCCGGGCTCACCGATGTCTAGGCCGAGAGAGCTGGTCGGCGGAGTTGGCGGTGCTGCGACCACCTTGACGTCCAGCGCGTACCACACCGCCTCCGACCCAACCGCCCTGCACGGTCACGCGCTCCAACAAAAAATACTCGAG CTGCAGCAGCATCATCAGCTACAGCAGCAGATACTGCGACAGCAGTACCAGGCGCAGGAACGACAACTGGCAGAGTTGCACGAGCAACAGATGCATCAGCTGAAG CTATGGGAGCAGCAGAAGCAGCTGGAGGAGCAACGGAGGGAGAAGGAGAGGCTGGAGGCGCTCAGGAAAAAGGATAAGCACGATCACAGCGCGATCGCCTCGACGGAGGTCAAGCAACGGCTTCAG AGCTTCCTTGTGAACAAGAAGCAGAGGGAGGCTGCTGCCGCCGCGAACGGAGCGGTTCCTGGTACACCTGGTTACAGAAGCTG GTTGCAGCCACAGTCAGAATCGGCAGGCACCGTGAACTCCTCGCACCCCTACCGCATGCCGCAGATGCTCCAAGAGAAGTTCGCGGACGACTTTCCCCTCCGGAAAACAG ATTCTAGCAGCAATCCAGAGTCTGGGCCTAACTCACCGCCGACCGTTAACAATTCCCAAGCGAGTCCTACCGCGGCCGGCAACGCGACAGCCATTCAAGAG GAAACCGAAAACACCGGCTACGGCGGTCCTCTGTCCAGCAGCAGTCAACAGGGTAGTCTTTCGGACCTGTCGTTGTTCAGTTCACCGTCCATGCCAAACATCTCGCTGGGTCGACCTCACGTTCCGACCGGATCATCCGGCACG ACCGGCACGAAATTGGCGACCGTCTCGGAGGCAGAGGTACGAGCCGCGTTTACGGCGCGGTTAGGTATGCCGCTCACGGGGCAAATGTTGCCGGGCACCTTGCCATTCTATCCGTCGTTGACGGTGATCGAAGGGGAACCGCCGTCGAGTGGGGGTAGCAGTGGCGGTAGCGGTGGCAGCGGTGGTGGTGGCAACGGCACCGCTGGCTACGTTCATAAACAGATGCAGCAAAATATGGAACACCATTCGAACAGGCAACACCCGTCGTCCGTGTATCACGCTGCCGCTGCGGCAGCGGCCGCAGCAGCAGCGGCCGCAGCCGCGGCGGCCGCGCCCATCACGGACACGCAGGTAGCGCACGCGAGACTGCAAAAGGCTGGTCACCGGCCTTTAG GTAGAACCCAATCCGCGCCGCTACCTCTGGGTCATCCGATGCTGCAAGGTGGCATGATAGCGCCGCAAACCCACTACGAAGAGTACCTGGCCGAGAAACAGCTCCACGATCAACAACAAGCGCACAACTACCTGAAACAACAGATCCGTCAAACGGTGTTGACACGGGTCGGCTCCCGTGGTCAGACCAACCAGTTGGACGAGGCGCCCGAGTCCGAAGAGTCCGAGGTGATCGATCTGACTGGCGGGAAGAAAGATCACTCGTCCGAGGAGAGCGAGATTTCCAAACAGCAACGGGATCGGGAGCAATTTCTTCAGCAACAGAGGGATCTGATGATGAGGCATACTTTGCAAATCTCGAACGAGTCGTCCGCGGCCTACGGTGGAAGCAGGAGCGGTCAGGCCAGTGCCAGACCGTTGTCCAGAGCGCTCTCGAGCCCGTTGGTTCATCTGG GTCCTCAAGCAACCGGTGAGCTATTCGCGCGAACCTCCTCCTCTCATCGACCCACCACCGGTTTGGCCTACGATCCGCTGATGCTGAAACACGCGTGCGACTGCGGCGAAACTGTACGGGGTCATCCCGAGCACGGCGGCAGGCTGCAGAGCGTCTGGGCCCGGCTGTCCGAGACCGGCTTGCTACAGAGGTGCGATCGAATACGATCGCGCAAAGCCACCCTCGAGGAGATTCAAACATGTCACAGCGAAGCTCACGCTCTTCTCTTCG GAACGAATCCGATGAATCGGCAAAAGTTGGACGTGTCGAAGCTCTCTCAGCTGCCCATCAAGAGTTTCGTGCGACTGCCTTGCGGCGGCATCGGCGTCGATTCCGACACCACGTGGAACGAATTGAATACCGCGCCAGCCGCCAGAATGGCCGTCGGTTGCGTGGTCGACCTCGCCTTCAAAACCGCCATGGGCGACATTAAGAACGGTTTCGCCGTCGTTCGACCACCGGGCCATCACGCCGAAACCAATCAAGCCATGGGATTCTGCTTCTTCAACTCGGTCGCGATCGCCGCGCGATTGCTTCAGCAGAAGCTCGACGTTCGGAAAATTATGATTTTGGATTGG GACGTCCACCATGGGAACGGAACGCAGCAAATGTTTTACGACGACCCGCGAGTGTTGTATCTGTCGATACACAGGCACGACGAAGGTAACTTTTTCCCGGGCACTGGAGGACCAACCGAGTGCGGAGCCGGCGAAGGTTTAGGATACAACGTGAACGTCGCGTGGTCCGGCGGCTTGAATCCACCTATGGGAGACGCCGAGTACCTCGCCGCATTTCGCACTATCGTCATGCCCATCGCGAGGGCGTTCGACCCGAGTATCGTACTCGTCTCCGCCGGTTTCGACGCCGCGGTTGGACACCCGGCTCCTCTCGGCGGTTACAAAGTTAGCCCGGCATGTTTCGGAAAGATGACCCAACAGCTGCTCGGTCTGGCCAACGGCAAGGTCGTCTTAGCTCTTGAAGGCGGCTACGACCTCGCCGCCATCTGCGATTCCGCCCAAGAGTGCGTCCGAGCTCTCCTCGGGGATGAACCCAGTCAACTTCGGGATGAGGAGTTGACCAGGGCGCCTTGTCAGAACGCCATCGACACGCTGCAGAAGACTATCGCCGTTCAG ATGCCGCATTGGCCTTGCGTGAAGCTGAACGCGCACACAGCGCCGATGAGCGCCATTGAAGCCGGCCAGAAGGAACGCGACGAATCCGAGACAGTCTCCGCGATGGCCTCCCTGTCAATGCAGCAGCCTACCAATTTAAC GACTACCCCAGAACATTCCCGCGAAGTTTCCGAAGAGCCGATGGAACAAGACGACGCCAAATGA
- the HDAC4 gene encoding histone deacetylase 4 isoform X17 has product MHQLKLWEQQKQLEEQRREKERLEALRKKDKHDHSAIASTEVKQRLQSFLVNKKQREAAAAANGAVPGTPGYRSWLQPQSESAGTVNSSHPYRMPQMLQEKFADDFPLRKTASEPNLLKVRLKQRVERNMAASRNSPLMARRKDRLLSHLKRRSLLANSSSNPESGPNSPPTVNNSQASPTAAGNATAIQEETENTGYGGPLSSSSQQGSLSDLSLFSSPSMPNISLGRPHVPTGSSGTTGTKLATVSEAEVRAAFTARLGMPLTGQMLPGTLPFYPSLTVIEGEPPSSGGSSGGSGGSGGGGNGTAGYVHKQMQQNMEHHSNRQHPSSVYHAAAAAAAAAAAAAAAAAAPITDTQVAHARLQKAGHRPLGSRTQSAPLPLGHPMLQGGMIAPQTHYEEYLAEKQLHDQQQAHNYLKQQIRQTVLTRVGSRGQTNQLDEAPESEESEVIDLTGGKKDHSSEESEISKQQRDREQFLQQQRDLMMRHTLQISNESSAAYGGSRSGQASARPLSRALSSPLVHLGPQATGELFARTSSSHRPTTGLAYDPLMLKHACDCGETVRGHPEHGGRLQSVWARLSETGLLQRCDRIRSRKATLEEIQTCHSEAHALLFGTNPMNRQKLDVSKLSQLPIKSFVRLPCGGIGVDSDTTWNELNTAPAARMAVGCVVDLAFKTAMGDIKNGFAVVRPPGHHAETNQAMGFCFFNSVAIAARLLQQKLDVRKIMILDWDVHHGNGTQQMFYDDPRVLYLSIHRHDEGNFFPGTGGPTECGAGEGLGYNVNVAWSGGLNPPMGDAEYLAAFRTIVMPIARAFDPSIVLVSAGFDAAVGHPAPLGGYKVSPACFGKMTQQLLGLANGKVVLALEGGYDLAAICDSAQECVRALLGDEPSQLRDEELTRAPCQNAIDTLQKTIAVQMPHWPCVKLNAHTAPMSAIEAGQKERDESETVSAMASLSMQQPTNLTTTPEHSREVSEEPMEQDDAK; this is encoded by the exons ATGCATCAGCTGAAG CTATGGGAGCAGCAGAAGCAGCTGGAGGAGCAACGGAGGGAGAAGGAGAGGCTGGAGGCGCTCAGGAAAAAGGATAAGCACGATCACAGCGCGATCGCCTCGACGGAGGTCAAGCAACGGCTTCAG AGCTTCCTTGTGAACAAGAAGCAGAGGGAGGCTGCTGCCGCCGCGAACGGAGCGGTTCCTGGTACACCTGGTTACAGAAGCTG GTTGCAGCCACAGTCAGAATCGGCAGGCACCGTGAACTCCTCGCACCCCTACCGCATGCCGCAGATGCTCCAAGAGAAGTTCGCGGACGACTTTCCCCTCCGGAAAACAG CCTCGGAGCCGAACCTGCTGAAGGTGCGATTAAAGCAACGCGTGGAGAGGAACATGGCCGCCTCGAGAAACTCACCCCTGATGGCACGCCGGAAGGACCGTCTGCTGTCGCACCTCAAGCGGAGGTCACTGCTAGCAA ATTCTAGCAGCAATCCAGAGTCTGGGCCTAACTCACCGCCGACCGTTAACAATTCCCAAGCGAGTCCTACCGCGGCCGGCAACGCGACAGCCATTCAAGAG GAAACCGAAAACACCGGCTACGGCGGTCCTCTGTCCAGCAGCAGTCAACAGGGTAGTCTTTCGGACCTGTCGTTGTTCAGTTCACCGTCCATGCCAAACATCTCGCTGGGTCGACCTCACGTTCCGACCGGATCATCCGGCACG ACCGGCACGAAATTGGCGACCGTCTCGGAGGCAGAGGTACGAGCCGCGTTTACGGCGCGGTTAGGTATGCCGCTCACGGGGCAAATGTTGCCGGGCACCTTGCCATTCTATCCGTCGTTGACGGTGATCGAAGGGGAACCGCCGTCGAGTGGGGGTAGCAGTGGCGGTAGCGGTGGCAGCGGTGGTGGTGGCAACGGCACCGCTGGCTACGTTCATAAACAGATGCAGCAAAATATGGAACACCATTCGAACAGGCAACACCCGTCGTCCGTGTATCACGCTGCCGCTGCGGCAGCGGCCGCAGCAGCAGCGGCCGCAGCCGCGGCGGCCGCGCCCATCACGGACACGCAGGTAGCGCACGCGAGACTGCAAAAGGCTGGTCACCGGCCTTTAGGTA GTAGAACCCAATCCGCGCCGCTACCTCTGGGTCATCCGATGCTGCAAGGTGGCATGATAGCGCCGCAAACCCACTACGAAGAGTACCTGGCCGAGAAACAGCTCCACGATCAACAACAAGCGCACAACTACCTGAAACAACAGATCCGTCAAACGGTGTTGACACGGGTCGGCTCCCGTGGTCAGACCAACCAGTTGGACGAGGCGCCCGAGTCCGAAGAGTCCGAGGTGATCGATCTGACTGGCGGGAAGAAAGATCACTCGTCCGAGGAGAGCGAGATTTCCAAACAGCAACGGGATCGGGAGCAATTTCTTCAGCAACAGAGGGATCTGATGATGAGGCATACTTTGCAAATCTCGAACGAGTCGTCCGCGGCCTACGGTGGAAGCAGGAGCGGTCAGGCCAGTGCCAGACCGTTGTCCAGAGCGCTCTCGAGCCCGTTGGTTCATCTGG GTCCTCAAGCAACCGGTGAGCTATTCGCGCGAACCTCCTCCTCTCATCGACCCACCACCGGTTTGGCCTACGATCCGCTGATGCTGAAACACGCGTGCGACTGCGGCGAAACTGTACGGGGTCATCCCGAGCACGGCGGCAGGCTGCAGAGCGTCTGGGCCCGGCTGTCCGAGACCGGCTTGCTACAGAGGTGCGATCGAATACGATCGCGCAAAGCCACCCTCGAGGAGATTCAAACATGTCACAGCGAAGCTCACGCTCTTCTCTTCG GAACGAATCCGATGAATCGGCAAAAGTTGGACGTGTCGAAGCTCTCTCAGCTGCCCATCAAGAGTTTCGTGCGACTGCCTTGCGGCGGCATCGGCGTCGATTCCGACACCACGTGGAACGAATTGAATACCGCGCCAGCCGCCAGAATGGCCGTCGGTTGCGTGGTCGACCTCGCCTTCAAAACCGCCATGGGCGACATTAAGAACGGTTTCGCCGTCGTTCGACCACCGGGCCATCACGCCGAAACCAATCAAGCCATGGGATTCTGCTTCTTCAACTCGGTCGCGATCGCCGCGCGATTGCTTCAGCAGAAGCTCGACGTTCGGAAAATTATGATTTTGGATTGG GACGTCCACCATGGGAACGGAACGCAGCAAATGTTTTACGACGACCCGCGAGTGTTGTATCTGTCGATACACAGGCACGACGAAGGTAACTTTTTCCCGGGCACTGGAGGACCAACCGAGTGCGGAGCCGGCGAAGGTTTAGGATACAACGTGAACGTCGCGTGGTCCGGCGGCTTGAATCCACCTATGGGAGACGCCGAGTACCTCGCCGCATTTCGCACTATCGTCATGCCCATCGCGAGGGCGTTCGACCCGAGTATCGTACTCGTCTCCGCCGGTTTCGACGCCGCGGTTGGACACCCGGCTCCTCTCGGCGGTTACAAAGTTAGCCCGGCATGTTTCGGAAAGATGACCCAACAGCTGCTCGGTCTGGCCAACGGCAAGGTCGTCTTAGCTCTTGAAGGCGGCTACGACCTCGCCGCCATCTGCGATTCCGCCCAAGAGTGCGTCCGAGCTCTCCTCGGGGATGAACCCAGTCAACTTCGGGATGAGGAGTTGACCAGGGCGCCTTGTCAGAACGCCATCGACACGCTGCAGAAGACTATCGCCGTTCAG ATGCCGCATTGGCCTTGCGTGAAGCTGAACGCGCACACAGCGCCGATGAGCGCCATTGAAGCCGGCCAGAAGGAACGCGACGAATCCGAGACAGTCTCCGCGATGGCCTCCCTGTCAATGCAGCAGCCTACCAATTTAAC GACTACCCCAGAACATTCCCGCGAAGTTTCCGAAGAGCCGATGGAACAAGACGACGCCAAATGA